The Virgibacillus sp. SK37 region TCATGGTTCAAGTAATGGTTAGCTTTAATGGATCTTTTACAGGACATTAAAATAGCAGCTTCTTCCCTTATAATTTCAATATTTACTCTTTCTTCATTCATAATTTGGTCGATCATCTCACGAATAACCTCTTCTTCAAAACCATTAGGAAACCAATTAGGGTGTGAACGAATCACATATGTTTGATGACCAAAAGGCTCAAAAAACAAACCAACCTTTTCTAATTCCTCTTTATAAGTATCAATAAACAGAGATTCTTGCTTGGAAAATTCAAAAGTTAGAGGAATTAACAATTCTTGCGACTCATTGGTTGTTGTTCCAAGCTTTTTCTTGAAAAATTCATATTTAATTCTTTCTTGGGCAGCATGTTGATCAATCATATATAACCCATTCTCGTTTTGAGCTAGAATATACGTGCCCTGTAACTGGCCAATGGGATACATAATTGGAACCCGTTGGGTATGAGAAGCAGTCTGCTTTTCATTTAAAATTGACTTCTCCTCTTTCATATCAGCTTGAGGAGAGGGGATATAATAATCATCTACAAAATCATTAGAATGATGCGTATTTACTTCTTCGCTCTCTTTATGAGAAGGTTCTTCGGCTTCCTGGTAGCTTTGTTCTCGTATAGTCTCTTCATACGTAGGATATCTTACTTCTTGTGTTGAACTATCACCAAAATCCATCGTATTTTGATGGGTTACCTCTTTCCTTACCGCTTTCTGTTGCATTTCTGGTATGAGGGTAATTTCCCGAAATTTGTTTCTAATTGTATCTTCGATTGCTGAAAATAGTTCTTTTTCTTTACTGAACCGTACTTCAAGCTTTGTTGGATGAACATTTACATCTACTAATATAGGATCCATTTTTATATCTAAGACTACAATGGGAGACCTGCCAATCGGTAGCAAGGTGTGGTATGCACGGATAATTGCCTGTGTTAAAGGAATACTTTTTATATACCTGCCATTGATGATGGTAGATACATAATTTCTGGAAGCCCTCGTAATTTCAGGTTTTGCTATATAACCTTGAATGGAAAAATCCAAAGTCTCCTTCTTGATTGGCAGCATTTTTCGGGCAACTCCCATACCATATACTTGTGATATGACTTGCAAAACATCGCCTGTGCCAGGAGTTTTAAATAATCCTTTTCCATTGTGAGTAGCTTCAAACCTGATTTGCGGATGTGACAATGCAAGTCGATTTAACAAATCAGTTATATGTCCCAGTTCTGTATGAATAGTTTTCATATACTTTAATCGAGCAGGAGTATTAAAAAATAAATCATCTACTGTAATCTCCGTACCACGGCGTGCATCTCCTTTTCTTCTTTCAACCATTTTCCCGCCTTCTAATTCCAATACAGTGCCAGCATGATAACCTTGCGAGGTTTTTATAGTTAGTCGGCTTACTGATGCAATACTTGCTAATGCTTCTCCACGAAACCCCAATGTTTTTACATGAAATAAATCTGTTTCGTTTTTTATTTTACTCGTGGCATGGCGCAGGAATGCATGTTCACAATCGTCCTCCGCCATCCCTTCCCCATCATCGGTGATTTTAATATGCTGGAGACCAGCTTCCATAAGTTCAACTTTTATCCATGTACTGTTTGCATCAATGCTATTTTCTACTAATTCTTTTACAACAGATGCAGGGCGTTCTACTACTTCCCCAGCAGCTATTTTGTTGGCTA contains the following coding sequences:
- the mutL gene encoding DNA mismatch repair endonuclease MutL — its product is MKIIQMPDALANKIAAGEVVERPASVVKELVENSIDANSTWIKVELMEAGLQHIKITDDGEGMAEDDCEHAFLRHATSKIKNETDLFHVKTLGFRGEALASIASVSRLTIKTSQGYHAGTVLELEGGKMVERRKGDARRGTEITVDDLFFNTPARLKYMKTIHTELGHITDLLNRLALSHPQIRFEATHNGKGLFKTPGTGDVLQVISQVYGMGVARKMLPIKKETLDFSIQGYIAKPEITRASRNYVSTIINGRYIKSIPLTQAIIRAYHTLLPIGRSPIVVLDIKMDPILVDVNVHPTKLEVRFSKEKELFSAIEDTIRNKFREITLIPEMQQKAVRKEVTHQNTMDFGDSSTQEVRYPTYEETIREQSYQEAEEPSHKESEEVNTHHSNDFVDDYYIPSPQADMKEEKSILNEKQTASHTQRVPIMYPIGQLQGTYILAQNENGLYMIDQHAAQERIKYEFFKKKLGTTTNESQELLIPLTFEFSKQESLFIDTYKEELEKVGLFFEPFGHQTYVIRSHPNWFPNGFEEEVIREMIDQIMNEERVNIEIIREEAAILMSCKRSIKANHYLNHDDMFRLLEDLRKTTDPFTCPHGRPIIVHFSSYELEKMFKRVM